One Peterkaempfera bronchialis DNA window includes the following coding sequences:
- a CDS encoding FtsB family cell division protein, which yields MPAAGTAGARRPPGRVGGRPRPAVRRISAGRRQAPGRTPFAVLVVILLAAGLIGLLMLNTAVNQGSFELSRLQRETTRLTDEQQSLEQQIDRWAAPDALERRARRMGMVPGGSPAFLQDDGTVRGTPEQVSAAPSAPGSSAAPGALPQPSPQPPAHVPATADGAIQIVPAAPATGGGAR from the coding sequence GTGCCCGCAGCGGGGACGGCAGGGGCCCGGCGGCCGCCGGGCCGGGTCGGCGGGCGTCCGCGCCCGGCCGTCCGCAGGATCTCCGCCGGCCGCCGCCAGGCGCCCGGCCGCACCCCCTTCGCGGTGCTGGTGGTGATCCTGCTCGCGGCCGGACTGATCGGCCTGCTGATGCTCAACACCGCCGTCAACCAGGGCTCCTTCGAACTGTCCCGGTTGCAGCGGGAGACCACCCGGCTGACCGATGAGCAGCAGAGCCTGGAGCAGCAGATCGACCGGTGGGCCGCCCCCGACGCGCTGGAGCGGCGGGCCCGGCGGATGGGCATGGTGCCCGGAGGCAGCCCGGCGTTCCTCCAGGACGACGGCACGGTGCGCGGCACGCCCGAGCAGGTCTCGGCGGCGCCGTCGGCGCCCGGCTCCTCCGCCGCCCCGGGGGCGCTGCCGCAGCCCAGCCCGCAGCCGCCGGCGCACGTCCCCGCCACCGCCGACGGCGCGATCCAGATCGTCCCCGCCGCGCCCGCCACGGGGGGCGGTGCCCGGTGA
- a CDS encoding beta-class carbonic anhydrase has protein sequence MTAIPTRPQPPTPGDAPTIIDRFVAANHGYAADYRDGGMDARPVQRVAVVACMDARLDVHAALGLALGDAHVIRNAGGVVTDDVIRSLTISQRALGTRSVALIHHTGCGLLDLTEDFRRELEAEVGQRPQWAVEAFADLDSDVRQSMARVRTCPFLPYVDDVRGFVFDVRTGLLREIA, from the coding sequence ATGACAGCGATCCCCACCCGGCCGCAGCCGCCCACGCCCGGCGACGCCCCCACGATCATCGACCGGTTCGTGGCCGCCAACCACGGCTATGCCGCCGACTACCGCGACGGCGGGATGGACGCCCGGCCGGTGCAGCGGGTCGCCGTGGTGGCCTGCATGGACGCCCGGCTGGACGTCCATGCGGCGCTGGGCCTCGCGCTGGGCGACGCCCATGTGATCCGCAACGCCGGCGGGGTGGTCACCGACGATGTCATCCGGTCGCTCACCATCAGCCAGCGGGCCCTGGGCACCCGGTCCGTCGCGCTGATCCACCACACCGGGTGCGGGCTGCTGGACCTCACCGAGGACTTCCGCCGCGAGCTGGAAGCCGAGGTCGGCCAGCGCCCCCAGTGGGCGGTGGAGGCCTTCGCCGATCTGGACAGCGACGTCCGGCAGTCCATGGCCCGGGTGCGGACCTGCCCGTTCCTGCCGTATGTCGACGACGTCCGGGGCTTTGTCTTCGACGTCCGCACCGGGCTGCTCCGCGAGATCGCCTGA
- a CDS encoding UDP-N-acetylmuramoyl-L-alanyl-D-glutamate--2,6-diaminopimelate ligase, with product MTSITPRESEGCAPDLSLGPGAAAPDTLPAVPKPDQPPNHSGPPRPAAVRPTPLAEVAEALGPEAAGAAPPTAGAEVTGITHDSRAVRPGDLYVAFGGANHHGAAFAAQAVASGAVAVLTDPAGAELAADCGVPLLVVDDVRARMGALAAAVYGHPAERLLTVGVTGTSGKTTTSYLLEGGLRGAGRTPGVIGTVEMRVGAERIKSRHTTPEATDLHAILAVMREQGADAVAMEVSSHALAFGRVDGVVYDVAVFLNLSPEHLDFHPDMEDYFQAKAQLFTERRARRGVVNLDDPYGRRLAAEAGIPVVTFSATGDPAADWRAEAVHLGPADSTFRVVGPDGAAADASVPLPGPFNVANALAAIAALATAGLPLADAVAGLAEVPGVPGRMERVDAGQPYLAVVDYAHKPDALRAVLESLRQVTKGRLHVVVGCGGDRDPHKRGPMGAIAARLADTAVLTSDNPRSEDPLAILAAMLGGAVEVPEAERGTVLVVPYRAEAIAAAVDRAHAGDSVLVAGKGHELGQYVRDEVRPFDDREELREAILRSRFGDGGRDAAESRRCPTIDAEAAAQEPRPAGAGAADSKE from the coding sequence GTGACGTCGATCACACCCCGTGAGTCCGAGGGGTGCGCCCCCGACCTCTCGCTTGGCCCCGGCGCTGCCGCTCCGGATACCCTGCCTGCCGTGCCGAAACCTGATCAGCCCCCGAACCACTCCGGCCCGCCACGCCCCGCCGCAGTCCGCCCGACCCCGCTCGCCGAGGTCGCCGAGGCGCTGGGCCCCGAGGCGGCGGGCGCCGCGCCGCCCACCGCAGGGGCCGAGGTCACCGGCATCACCCATGACTCGCGCGCGGTCCGGCCCGGAGACCTCTATGTGGCCTTCGGCGGCGCCAACCACCATGGCGCCGCCTTCGCCGCCCAGGCGGTGGCGAGCGGCGCGGTGGCGGTGCTCACCGACCCGGCCGGCGCCGAGCTGGCGGCCGACTGCGGCGTCCCGCTGCTGGTGGTCGACGACGTCCGGGCCCGGATGGGCGCGCTGGCCGCCGCCGTCTACGGCCACCCCGCCGAGCGGCTGCTGACCGTCGGCGTCACCGGCACCAGCGGCAAGACCACCACCTCGTACCTGCTCGAAGGCGGCCTGCGCGGCGCCGGCCGCACCCCCGGGGTGATCGGCACCGTGGAGATGCGGGTCGGCGCCGAGCGCATCAAGAGCCGCCACACCACCCCGGAGGCCACCGACCTGCACGCCATCCTCGCGGTGATGCGCGAGCAGGGCGCCGACGCGGTCGCCATGGAGGTCTCCAGCCACGCGCTGGCGTTCGGCCGGGTCGACGGCGTCGTCTACGACGTCGCGGTCTTCCTCAACCTCTCGCCCGAGCACCTGGACTTCCACCCCGACATGGAGGACTACTTCCAGGCCAAGGCGCAGCTCTTCACCGAGCGCCGCGCCCGCCGGGGCGTGGTCAACCTGGACGACCCGTACGGGCGCCGGCTCGCCGCCGAGGCGGGCATCCCGGTGGTCACCTTCTCCGCCACCGGCGACCCGGCCGCCGACTGGCGTGCCGAGGCCGTCCACCTGGGCCCGGCCGACTCCACCTTCCGCGTGGTCGGCCCGGACGGCGCCGCCGCTGACGCCTCGGTGCCGCTGCCCGGCCCGTTCAACGTCGCCAACGCGCTCGCCGCCATCGCCGCCCTGGCCACCGCCGGACTGCCGCTGGCGGACGCGGTGGCGGGCCTCGCCGAGGTACCCGGCGTGCCCGGCCGGATGGAGCGGGTGGACGCCGGCCAGCCCTATCTGGCGGTGGTCGACTACGCGCACAAGCCGGACGCGCTCAGAGCCGTCCTGGAGTCGCTGCGCCAGGTCACCAAGGGCCGCCTGCACGTGGTGGTCGGCTGCGGCGGCGACCGGGACCCGCACAAGCGCGGGCCGATGGGCGCCATCGCCGCCCGGCTCGCCGACACCGCCGTACTCACCAGCGACAACCCCCGCTCCGAGGACCCGCTCGCCATCCTCGCCGCCATGCTCGGCGGCGCGGTGGAGGTCCCCGAGGCGGAGCGCGGCACCGTGCTGGTCGTCCCGTACCGGGCCGAGGCCATCGCCGCCGCCGTCGACCGCGCGCACGCGGGCGACTCCGTCCTGGTCGCGGGCAAGGGCCATGAGCTCGGCCAGTACGTCCGCGACGAGGTCCGGCCCTTCGACGACCGGGAGGAGCTGCGCGAGGCGATCCTCCGCAGCCGCTTCGGGGACGGCGGCCGGGACGCGGCGGAGTCGCGGCGGTGTCCGACCATCGATGCAGAGGCCGCAGCACAGGAGCCCCGACCCGCGGGCGCCGGCGCGGCAGACTCCAAGGAGTAA
- the mraY gene encoding phospho-N-acetylmuramoyl-pentapeptide-transferase, with product MRQILFAGVIGLVLTLIGTPLLIRLLARHGYGQMIRDDGPAAHHSKRGTPTMGGIAFILATLIAYAATKAITMEKPTASGLLVLFLMAGLGLVGFLDDYIKVVKQRSLGLRAKAKLVGQSAVGLAFAVLALQFQDSRGLTPASTKLSFVQDFGWSIGPVLFVIWAYFMIAAMSNGVNLTDGLDGLATGASVMVFGAYVFIGVWQHGQNCAFTLTATANCYDVRDPLDLAVVASALMGSCFGFLWWNTSPAKIFMGDTGSLALGGALAGLAICSRTEMLLALLGGLFVLITLSVIIQVSSFRMTGKRVFKMAPLQHHFELKGWSEVLIVVRFWIIQGLCVAVGLGLFYAGWVTG from the coding sequence GTGAGGCAGATCCTCTTTGCCGGAGTGATCGGCCTGGTCCTCACGCTCATCGGGACCCCGCTGCTGATCCGGCTGCTGGCGCGGCACGGCTACGGCCAGATGATCCGGGACGACGGCCCGGCCGCGCACCACAGCAAGCGCGGCACGCCCACCATGGGCGGCATCGCCTTCATCCTGGCGACGCTGATCGCGTACGCGGCCACCAAGGCCATCACCATGGAGAAGCCCACCGCCTCCGGGCTGCTGGTGCTCTTCCTGATGGCCGGACTGGGCCTGGTCGGCTTCCTGGACGACTACATCAAGGTCGTCAAGCAGCGCTCGCTCGGGCTGCGGGCCAAGGCCAAGCTGGTCGGCCAGTCGGCCGTGGGCCTCGCCTTCGCGGTGCTGGCGCTCCAGTTCCAGGACAGCCGGGGGCTCACCCCGGCCTCCACCAAGCTGTCGTTCGTGCAGGACTTCGGCTGGTCGATAGGGCCCGTGCTGTTCGTCATCTGGGCGTATTTCATGATCGCCGCGATGTCGAACGGCGTGAACCTCACCGACGGCCTCGACGGCCTGGCCACCGGCGCCTCGGTGATGGTCTTCGGTGCCTATGTCTTCATCGGCGTCTGGCAGCACGGCCAGAACTGCGCCTTCACCCTCACCGCCACCGCCAACTGCTACGACGTACGCGACCCGCTCGACCTCGCCGTGGTGGCCTCCGCGCTGATGGGCTCCTGCTTCGGCTTCCTGTGGTGGAACACCTCACCCGCCAAGATCTTCATGGGCGACACCGGCTCCCTGGCGCTCGGCGGCGCGCTGGCCGGCCTCGCCATCTGCTCCCGCACCGAGATGCTGCTCGCCCTGCTCGGCGGCCTCTTCGTGCTGATCACCCTGTCGGTGATCATCCAGGTCAGCTCCTTCCGGATGACCGGCAAGCGGGTCTTCAAGATGGCACCGCTCCAGCACCACTTCGAACTCAAGGGGTGGAGCGAGGTCCTGATCGTGGTCCGCTTCTGGATCATCCAGGGCCTCTGCGTGGCCGTCGGCCTCGGCCTCTTCTACGCGGGCTGGGTGACCGGATGA
- a CDS encoding CAP domain-containing protein produces MRMQRSTVHRPRAVAAIAACLLVLAAPTAAQARGRHGHGAGAAVRVLRLVNEERELAGCDPLTLNRRLSASARRHSGDMAFRRFMSHWGSDGSAPVDRIRRSGYRPAAWGENVAYGYRTPEEVMDAWMTSPSHRRNILDCDYEEMGLGLAEPGDYWTQDFGTAR; encoded by the coding sequence ATGCGGATGCAGCGCAGCACCGTCCACCGTCCGAGAGCGGTCGCCGCCATCGCCGCCTGCCTGCTGGTGCTGGCCGCCCCCACCGCCGCCCAGGCGCGCGGCCGCCATGGGCACGGCGCCGGTGCGGCCGTCCGGGTGCTGCGCCTGGTCAACGAGGAGCGGGAGCTGGCCGGGTGCGATCCGCTGACCCTGAACCGGCGGCTGAGCGCCTCGGCCCGGCGGCACAGCGGGGACATGGCCTTCCGCCGCTTTATGTCGCACTGGGGCTCCGACGGGTCGGCCCCGGTGGACCGGATCAGGAGGAGCGGCTACCGCCCGGCCGCCTGGGGTGAGAACGTCGCCTACGGCTACCGCACCCCCGAAGAGGTGATGGACGCCTGGATGACCAGCCCCAGCCACCGCCGCAACATCCTGGACTGCGACTACGAGGAGATGGGCCTCGGACTGGCCGAGCCTGGCGACTACTGGACGCAGGACTTCGGCACCGCCCGCTAG
- a CDS encoding UDP-N-acetylmuramoyl-tripeptide--D-alanyl-D-alanine ligase: MIALTLAEVATAVGGTLHDAPDPQVRITGPVVVDSREVQPGGLFAAVAGENADGHDFAAKAVADGAAAVLAARPVGVPAVVVDDVVVALGLLARAVVDRLRTSTAVVGLTGSSGKTSTKDLIGQLLRRIGPTVCPSGNFNNEIGLPLTALRAEPETRHLVLEMGARGRGHIAYLTGLTPPRVGVVLNVGTAHVGEFGGKAAIAEAKGELVEALPADGVAVLNADDPLVRAMAARTRARVVFFGEAAEAHIRAENVRLDATGRPSFTLITPAGSAPVTLRLYGEHHVSNALAAAAVAAEFGMSADDTAAALGEADALSRWRMEVVERADGVTVVNDAYNANPDSVRAALRTLASMAGTDQQRRRTWAVLGEMRELGEDSLAEHDAIGRLAVRLNITKVVAVGGREAAWLDMGAKNEGSWGEESVLVSDADAAIDLLLDQVRPGDVVLVKASRAAGLERVAEALLAGGADGVNGVAR, from the coding sequence GTGATCGCACTGACCCTCGCCGAGGTCGCCACGGCCGTCGGGGGGACGCTGCACGACGCCCCCGACCCGCAGGTCCGGATCACCGGCCCGGTGGTCGTGGACTCCCGAGAGGTGCAGCCGGGCGGGCTGTTCGCCGCCGTCGCGGGTGAGAACGCGGACGGCCACGACTTCGCCGCCAAGGCGGTCGCCGACGGCGCAGCCGCCGTGCTGGCCGCCCGCCCGGTGGGCGTCCCGGCCGTGGTGGTGGACGACGTGGTCGTGGCGCTGGGCCTGCTGGCCCGCGCGGTGGTCGACCGGCTCCGGACCAGCACCGCGGTGGTGGGCCTGACCGGCTCCTCCGGGAAGACCTCCACCAAGGACCTGATCGGCCAACTGCTGCGGCGGATCGGCCCGACGGTCTGCCCGAGCGGCAACTTCAACAATGAGATCGGGCTGCCGCTCACCGCGCTGCGCGCCGAGCCGGAGACCCGCCACCTGGTGCTGGAGATGGGCGCCCGAGGCAGGGGCCACATCGCCTACCTCACCGGCCTCACCCCGCCCCGGGTCGGCGTGGTCCTCAACGTCGGCACCGCCCACGTCGGGGAGTTCGGCGGCAAGGCGGCCATCGCCGAGGCCAAGGGCGAGCTGGTGGAGGCGCTGCCGGCCGACGGCGTGGCCGTGCTCAACGCCGACGACCCCCTGGTCCGCGCCATGGCCGCCCGCACCCGGGCCCGGGTGGTGTTCTTCGGCGAGGCTGCGGAGGCCCACATCAGAGCCGAGAACGTGCGTCTGGACGCCACCGGTCGACCGTCCTTCACACTGATCACCCCAGCCGGTTCCGCCCCGGTGACGCTTCGCCTGTACGGTGAGCACCACGTCTCGAACGCCCTCGCCGCCGCAGCGGTGGCGGCGGAGTTCGGGATGTCCGCCGACGACACCGCCGCCGCCCTGGGCGAGGCGGATGCGCTCTCCCGCTGGCGCATGGAGGTCGTCGAACGGGCCGACGGTGTCACCGTCGTCAACGACGCCTACAACGCGAACCCCGACTCGGTGCGGGCCGCGTTGCGGACGCTCGCTTCGATGGCCGGCACCGATCAGCAGCGCCGCCGCACCTGGGCGGTGCTCGGCGAGATGCGGGAGCTCGGCGAGGACTCCCTCGCAGAGCACGATGCCATCGGGCGCCTGGCCGTCCGACTGAACATCACCAAGGTGGTGGCGGTCGGCGGTCGGGAGGCGGCGTGGCTCGACATGGGTGCCAAGAACGAGGGTTCGTGGGGTGAGGAGTCGGTGCTGGTGTCCGACGCTGACGCAGCGATCGATCTGCTGCTCGATCAGGTACGGCCGGGGGACGTGGTGCTGGTGAAGGCGTCCCGGGCGGCCGGTCTGGAGCGGGTCGCCGAGGCCCTCCTGGCCGGTGGCGCCGACGGGGTGAACGGAGTGGCCCGGTGA
- the rsmH gene encoding 16S rRNA (cytosine(1402)-N(4))-methyltransferase RsmH, with amino-acid sequence MTGSGPTHVPVMLQRCLDVLAPALTAPGAVVVDATLGLGGHSEALLRAFPDARLVAVDRDPAALELAGRRLAPYGERATLVHAVYDEIPAVLERLGIPRVQGVLFDLGVSSMQLDEADRGFAYAQDAPLDMRMDQTRGLSAAEVLNTYDHGALARILKVYGEERFAKKIATVIVREREREPFTTSARLVELVRNAIPAATRRTGGNPAKRTFQALRIEVNGELAVLERAVPGALDALAVGGRIAVLSYHSLEDRMVKQWFAAGATSTAPPGLPVVPEEYQPWLKLLTRGAELPTEAEIEENRRAAPARLRAAERIRERKAARP; translated from the coding sequence GTGACCGGATCAGGGCCCACCCATGTCCCGGTGATGCTCCAGCGCTGCCTGGACGTCCTCGCCCCCGCCCTGACCGCGCCCGGCGCCGTCGTGGTGGATGCCACCCTCGGCCTCGGCGGCCACAGCGAGGCGCTGCTGCGTGCCTTCCCCGACGCCCGGCTGGTCGCGGTGGACCGCGACCCGGCGGCGCTGGAGCTCGCCGGGCGGCGCCTCGCCCCGTACGGGGAGCGCGCCACCCTGGTGCACGCCGTCTACGACGAGATCCCGGCCGTCCTGGAGCGGCTCGGCATCCCCCGGGTCCAGGGCGTCCTCTTCGACCTCGGGGTCTCCTCGATGCAGCTGGACGAGGCCGACCGGGGCTTCGCATACGCCCAGGACGCCCCGCTGGACATGCGGATGGACCAGACCCGGGGCCTGAGCGCCGCCGAGGTGCTCAACACCTACGACCACGGCGCGCTGGCCCGCATCCTCAAGGTGTACGGGGAGGAGCGGTTCGCCAAGAAGATCGCCACCGTGATCGTCCGGGAGCGGGAGCGGGAACCGTTCACCACCAGCGCGCGTCTTGTGGAGCTGGTGCGGAACGCCATCCCGGCGGCCACCCGGCGCACCGGCGGCAACCCGGCCAAGCGCACCTTCCAGGCGCTGCGGATCGAGGTCAACGGCGAGCTGGCGGTGCTGGAGCGGGCCGTCCCCGGCGCGCTGGACGCGCTGGCGGTCGGCGGCCGCATCGCCGTGCTGTCGTACCACTCGCTGGAGGACCGCATGGTCAAGCAGTGGTTCGCGGCCGGCGCCACCAGCACGGCCCCGCCCGGCCTGCCGGTGGTCCCGGAGGAGTACCAGCCCTGGCTGAAGCTGCTCACCCGGGGCGCCGAACTTCCGACCGAAGCCGAGATCGAGGAGAACCGGCGTGCCGCCCCTGCCAGGCTGCGCGCGGCGGAGAGGATCAGGGAGCGCAAGGCTGCCAGGCCCTGA
- a CDS encoding AAA family ATPase produces MHELGAVAERVRASVESVIEGKPEAVRVALTVMLAEGHLLIEDVPGVGKTMLAKALARSVDCTVRRIQFTPDLLPSDVTGTNIFDQNRRDFEFRPGAIFAQIVVGDEINRASPKTQSALLESMEERQVTIDGTSYELPSPFMVIATQNPVEMEGTYPLPEAQRDRFMARISIGYPGAEAELAMLDTHGGASPLDDLQPVAHAHDILKLVDAVRAVHVADTVRRYAVDLVAATRTSPELRLGASPRATLHLLRAARASAALEGRDYVLPDDVQMLAVPVLAHRLLPTAETQLSRRSSEQVVRDLVQRLPIPRPLGDQSAALRRG; encoded by the coding sequence CTGCACGAACTCGGCGCCGTGGCGGAGCGGGTGCGGGCGTCCGTGGAGAGCGTCATCGAGGGCAAGCCGGAGGCGGTCCGCGTCGCGCTGACCGTGATGCTGGCCGAGGGCCATCTGCTGATCGAGGATGTGCCCGGGGTCGGCAAGACGATGCTGGCCAAGGCGCTGGCCCGGTCGGTGGACTGCACGGTGCGCCGCATCCAGTTCACCCCGGACCTGCTGCCGTCGGATGTCACCGGGACCAATATCTTCGACCAGAACCGCCGGGACTTCGAGTTCCGGCCGGGCGCCATCTTCGCCCAGATCGTGGTCGGCGACGAGATCAACCGCGCCTCGCCGAAGACCCAGTCGGCGCTGCTGGAGTCCATGGAGGAGCGTCAGGTCACCATCGACGGCACCAGCTATGAGCTGCCGTCGCCGTTCATGGTGATCGCCACCCAGAACCCGGTGGAGATGGAGGGCACCTACCCGCTGCCGGAGGCGCAGCGGGACCGCTTCATGGCCCGGATCTCCATCGGCTACCCGGGAGCCGAGGCCGAGTTGGCGATGCTGGACACCCACGGCGGCGCCTCCCCGCTGGACGACCTCCAGCCGGTGGCGCACGCCCATGACATCCTCAAGCTGGTCGACGCGGTGCGCGCGGTGCATGTCGCCGACACCGTGCGCCGCTACGCGGTGGACCTGGTGGCCGCCACCCGTACCTCCCCCGAACTGCGGCTCGGCGCCTCGCCCCGGGCCACCCTGCACCTGCTGCGCGCCGCCCGCGCCTCCGCCGCCCTGGAGGGGCGCGACTACGTCCTGCCGGATGACGTCCAGATGCTCGCGGTGCCGGTGCTGGCCCACCGCCTGCTGCCGACCGCCGAGACCCAGCTGAGCCGCCGCAGCAGCGAGCAGGTGGTCCGCGACCTGGTGCAGCGGCTGCCCATCCCGCGCCCGCTCGGGGACCAGAGCGCCGCGCTGCGGAGGGGCTGA
- a CDS encoding peptidoglycan D,D-transpeptidase FtsI family protein has protein sequence MTTPRQPPRRPGSTGRPAADRPASTARPAAAGRPAPRPPRPRTAAAGRAGRPAPRPTGALRLGDPRRRLRVVTVTLAAVLSLFMGRLVQLQLVDASALAADAAVNRFVDDVLPADRGAITDASGTILATTVDAYDITADPTMFTPEQTKVPDAPQQAAALLAPVLGVDRAKLVAALSAPDRRYALLAGRRTPQTWTQVKELQAAFARQAGTATCRAQAAKVGKPADQGGRTAVDAGCANVLAGVFHRETSKRVYPAGGLASNVVGFVNAEGLGAGGLEQQYQAGLAGRDGRITYAQSGGRLVPTAGFHERAAVPGSDLRLTLDRDIQWAAQRAITDQVQAAGAEKGYVIVQDVRTGQVLAMATSPGFDANDLSKAAPSALGNPALQDAYEPGSTAKLMTMAAVLDTGTAAWDTHVTVPNTLHRADRLFHDDIDHPTWYLTLNGVLAKSSNIGTIEAAEHLGRTQQESNRVLHGYLQKFGIGVPTGLGFPGETQGILAKSADWKGSQQFTIPFGQGLSLNALQATSVYSTIANGGVRVEPTLVQGTTGPDGRFSPAPAPEQTRVVSEQTAKTLAQMLESVVSDEQGTGNAARIPGYRVAGKTGTANRVDPKTGRYSGYTASFIGFAPADKPRLTVSCTIQDPVNGHFGGQLCGPVFKQVMEFALKTLQVPPSGSAPPNLPVEWSPSP, from the coding sequence GTGACCACTCCCCGGCAGCCACCCCGCCGCCCCGGCTCCACCGGGCGCCCCGCCGCCGACCGGCCCGCCTCCACGGCCCGACCCGCCGCCGCCGGACGCCCGGCACCCCGACCGCCCCGCCCCCGCACCGCCGCCGCCGGCCGGGCCGGACGCCCGGCGCCGCGCCCGACCGGCGCCCTCCGCCTCGGCGACCCGCGCCGCCGGCTGCGGGTGGTCACCGTCACGCTGGCCGCCGTCCTCTCCCTCTTCATGGGGCGGCTGGTCCAGCTGCAACTGGTGGACGCCTCGGCGCTTGCCGCCGACGCCGCCGTCAACCGCTTCGTCGACGATGTGCTGCCGGCCGACCGCGGTGCCATAACGGACGCCTCCGGCACGATCCTGGCCACCACGGTCGACGCCTACGACATCACCGCCGACCCGACGATGTTCACCCCCGAGCAGACCAAGGTGCCCGACGCCCCGCAGCAGGCCGCCGCGCTGCTGGCGCCCGTCCTCGGCGTGGACCGGGCGAAGCTGGTCGCCGCCCTCAGCGCCCCGGACCGGCGCTACGCCCTGCTGGCCGGCCGCCGGACCCCGCAGACCTGGACCCAGGTCAAGGAGCTCCAGGCGGCCTTCGCCCGCCAGGCCGGCACCGCCACCTGCCGGGCGCAGGCCGCGAAGGTGGGCAAGCCCGCCGACCAGGGCGGCCGGACCGCCGTCGACGCGGGCTGCGCCAATGTGCTGGCCGGGGTCTTCCACCGGGAGACCAGCAAGCGCGTCTACCCGGCCGGCGGCCTGGCCTCCAATGTGGTCGGCTTCGTCAACGCCGAGGGCCTGGGCGCCGGAGGGCTGGAGCAGCAGTACCAGGCGGGGCTGGCGGGCCGCGACGGCCGGATCACCTACGCCCAGTCCGGCGGCCGGCTGGTGCCCACCGCGGGCTTCCATGAGCGCGCCGCCGTCCCCGGCAGCGACCTGCGGCTCACCCTGGACCGCGACATCCAGTGGGCGGCCCAGCGCGCCATCACCGACCAGGTCCAGGCGGCCGGTGCGGAGAAGGGCTATGTCATCGTCCAGGACGTGCGGACCGGTCAGGTGCTGGCCATGGCCACCTCACCCGGCTTCGACGCCAACGACCTCTCCAAGGCCGCCCCCAGCGCCCTCGGCAACCCCGCCCTCCAGGACGCCTACGAGCCCGGCTCCACCGCCAAGCTGATGACCATGGCCGCCGTACTGGACACCGGCACCGCCGCCTGGGACACCCATGTCACCGTCCCCAACACCCTGCACCGGGCCGACCGCCTCTTCCACGACGACATCGACCACCCCACCTGGTACCTCACCCTCAACGGCGTGCTGGCCAAGTCCTCCAACATCGGCACCATCGAGGCCGCCGAGCACCTGGGCAGGACCCAGCAGGAGTCCAACCGGGTGCTCCACGGCTATCTGCAGAAGTTCGGCATCGGCGTGCCCACCGGCCTCGGCTTCCCCGGCGAGACCCAGGGCATCCTCGCCAAGAGCGCCGACTGGAAGGGCTCCCAGCAGTTCACCATCCCGTTCGGCCAGGGCCTCTCGCTCAACGCCCTCCAGGCCACCTCGGTCTACTCCACCATCGCCAACGGCGGCGTACGGGTCGAACCCACCCTGGTCCAGGGCACCACCGGGCCGGACGGGCGCTTCTCCCCGGCCCCGGCCCCCGAGCAGACCCGGGTGGTCAGCGAGCAGACCGCGAAGACCCTGGCGCAGATGCTGGAGTCGGTGGTCTCCGACGAGCAGGGCACCGGCAACGCGGCGCGGATCCCCGGCTACCGGGTGGCCGGCAAGACCGGCACCGCCAACCGGGTGGACCCCAAGACCGGCCGCTACTCCGGCTACACCGCCTCCTTCATCGGCTTCGCCCCCGCCGACAAGCCCCGCCTCACCGTCTCCTGCACCATCCAGGACCCGGTGAACGGCCACTTCGGCGGGCAGCTGTGCGGACCGGTCTTCAAACAGGTGATGGAATTCGCCCTGAAGACCCTCCAGGTGCCGCCCAGCGGCTCCGCGCCGCCCAACCTGCCCGTCGAGTGGAGTCCCTCCCCATGA